A portion of the Chloroflexota bacterium genome contains these proteins:
- a CDS encoding 4Fe-4S dicluster domain-containing protein — protein MAKGMLMDLTRCIGCRGCQAACKQWNELPAEVTHNWGSYENPPRRSAKTWTTVTFHEVTEEDRFSWVFTKRQCMHCEEPACAAACIVGALRKTPEGPVVYDDYKCIGCRYCTLACPFGVPTFEWDKPVPYIRKCTMCVDRLAEGMEPACAKTCPTGAIKFGEREELLREAHARIQAHPDRYIDHVYGEEEVGGCSMLYLSHVPFDRLGFPALKSEPIPRYADVAMAAVPPTVVVVSAAMAGVYWIVRRREQQSAQRETGRAVSAPTEKEGQRDES, from the coding sequence ATGGCGAAAGGCATGCTGATGGATCTGACCCGGTGCATCGGTTGTCGAGGCTGTCAGGCTGCCTGCAAGCAATGGAACGAGCTCCCGGCGGAGGTGACCCACAACTGGGGTAGCTACGAGAACCCGCCCCGGAGGTCGGCCAAGACCTGGACCACCGTTACCTTTCACGAGGTGACCGAGGAGGATCGATTCTCCTGGGTCTTCACCAAGCGGCAGTGCATGCATTGCGAGGAACCGGCTTGCGCTGCGGCCTGCATCGTGGGGGCGTTGCGCAAAACTCCCGAAGGACCGGTGGTCTACGATGATTACAAATGCATTGGCTGTCGTTACTGCACCCTGGCCTGTCCCTTCGGGGTGCCCACCTTTGAGTGGGATAAGCCGGTGCCCTATATCCGCAAGTGCACCATGTGCGTCGACCGGTTGGCCGAGGGGATGGAGCCGGCCTGTGCCAAGACCTGTCCTACCGGAGCCATCAAGTTTGGCGAGCGTGAGGAGCTTTTGCGGGAGGCCCATGCCCGGATTCAGGCCCATCCTGACCGATACATAGATCATGTCTATGGGGAGGAGGAGGTGGGGGGCTGCTCCATGTTGTACCTCTCTCATGTCCCCTTCGACAGGCTGGGCTTTCCGGCCCTCAAGTCGGAGCCCATCCCCCGCTACGCCGATGTGGCCATGGCTGCCGTTCCTCCTACCGTTGTGGTGGTATCAGCGGCTATGGCGGGCGTTTATTGGATCGTCAGACGTCGGGAGCAGCAGAGCGCCCAAAGGGAAACAGGCCGGGCCGTGAGCGCTCCAACAGAGAAGGAGGGCCAGCGCGATGAAAGCTGA
- the fdnG gene encoding formate dehydrogenase-N subunit alpha has product MKLTRRQFLKLGSTTSAWLAMERTVAPTLTMPPASKIRWTTETPTICPYCAVGCGMIAGARDGKVVNIEGDPDHPINRGALCSKGSTLTQLVNSKRRITKPLYRAPGAAQWQEVEWDWALNEIAKRIKKTRDESWIEKDEQGRVVRRTEAIASVGSAALDNEECILLVKALRSMGLLYIEHQARIUHSATVAALAESFGRGAMTNHWIDIKNSDAILIMGSNAAENHPISFKWVTEAMDRGAVLISVDPRFTRTSSKAHIYAPLRSGTDIAFLGGMIKYILDNELYHREYVVEHTNASFLIDPAFGFSDGIFTGYDPQARRYDKSTWAYQTDADGVPLRDPTLQHPNCVFQLLKKHYARYDLDTVSQITGTPKDDLLKVYQAFTATGAPDKVGTIMYAMGWTQHTYGTQNIRTAAIIQLLLGNIGRAGGGINALRGESNVQGSTDHCLLFHILPGYLKPPRARHQTLKDYLAAYTPKSNDPKSANWWQHYPKYAVSLLKWMFGDNATPENEFGYHWLPKLADDGNYSWLKLFQDMYAGKIKGFFAWGQNPAVGGAHANLNRKAMENLDWMVAVNLWDTETSSFWQRPGVDPAAIQTEVFLLPVAASVEKEGSITNSGRWAQWRWKAVDPPGEARPDSWIINQLMIRLRKLYAADPGPNPDPILKLAWDYGEDGVDIEKVAGEVNGWAVSDVRDADGNVIVPAGKRVKNFTQLRDDGSTACANWLYSGSYNEDGNMMARRDNTDTHPAGIGLYSNWGWAWPVNRRIIYNRASCDAQGRPFDPARFVIRWNGKKWEGDVPDGGWPPGARYAFIMKPEGHARIFGPGLADGPFPEHYEPWESPVANVLHPANATNPAFIPCSPEISEPCDPQRYPIVATTFRVSEHWQSGAMTRNVPWLAEMHPEMFVEMSPELAAEKGIRNGEKVIVESVRGSIEAVAIVTRRLQPFRLNGRIVHQVALPWHWGYKGLVTGGSANELTPPVGDANTMIPETKAFLCDIRKV; this is encoded by the coding sequence TCTCAAGCTCGGCAGTACCACATCTGCCTGGTTGGCGATGGAGCGCACCGTGGCGCCGACGCTGACGATGCCGCCTGCATCGAAGATCCGGTGGACGACCGAGACGCCAACGATTTGCCCGTACTGCGCCGTCGGCTGTGGGATGATCGCCGGCGCGCGGGACGGAAAGGTGGTGAACATCGAGGGCGACCCAGATCATCCTATCAACCGGGGGGCGTTGTGTAGTAAGGGCAGCACGCTTACGCAGTTGGTGAACAGCAAGCGCAGGATCACCAAACCCCTCTATCGAGCTCCCGGGGCTGCCCAGTGGCAGGAGGTGGAGTGGGATTGGGCCCTGAACGAGATCGCCAAGCGTATCAAGAAGACCAGGGACGAAAGCTGGATCGAAAAAGATGAACAGGGGCGCGTGGTGCGTCGCACCGAGGCGATCGCCTCGGTGGGCAGCGCTGCCCTGGACAACGAGGAGTGCATCCTGCTGGTCAAGGCGCTGCGCTCCATGGGTTTGCTCTATATCGAGCACCAGGCACGCATATGACACTCCGCTACTGTTGCGGCTCTGGCAGAGTCGTTCGGTAGAGGAGCGATGACCAATCACTGGATCGACATCAAGAACAGCGACGCCATCCTGATCATGGGGTCCAATGCGGCCGAGAATCACCCCATCTCCTTCAAGTGGGTGACGGAGGCGATGGATCGCGGGGCTGTGCTCATCAGCGTGGATCCTCGTTTTACCCGCACGTCGAGCAAGGCGCATATATATGCCCCGCTCCGTTCAGGTACCGATATCGCCTTCCTCGGCGGGATGATCAAGTACATCCTGGACAACGAGCTCTATCACCGGGAGTACGTCGTTGAGCACACCAACGCCTCTTTCCTCATCGATCCGGCGTTCGGGTTCAGCGATGGCATCTTCACCGGCTATGACCCGCAAGCGCGGCGGTACGACAAGTCCACGTGGGCCTATCAGACCGATGCGGATGGCGTTCCTTTGAGAGATCCCACCCTGCAGCATCCCAATTGCGTCTTCCAGCTGTTGAAGAAGCATTACGCCCGCTACGACCTCGACACCGTCTCTCAGATCACCGGAACGCCCAAGGATGACCTCCTGAAGGTCTATCAGGCCTTTACGGCGACAGGGGCGCCCGACAAGGTGGGCACCATCATGTACGCCATGGGGTGGACCCAGCACACCTACGGCACCCAGAACATCCGAACCGCTGCGATCATCCAGCTGCTCCTGGGCAACATCGGCCGGGCGGGTGGGGGGATCAACGCGCTCCGTGGCGAGAGCAACGTGCAGGGCTCCACGGATCACTGTCTGCTCTTCCACATCCTGCCCGGTTACCTCAAGCCACCCCGGGCCAGACATCAAACCTTGAAGGACTATCTGGCCGCCTACACACCCAAGTCCAACGATCCCAAGAGCGCCAACTGGTGGCAGCACTACCCCAAGTATGCCGTCAGCTTGCTCAAATGGATGTTCGGCGACAACGCCACGCCTGAGAACGAGTTCGGCTATCACTGGCTGCCTAAACTGGCGGACGACGGCAACTACTCATGGTTGAAGCTCTTCCAGGACATGTATGCCGGCAAGATCAAGGGGTTCTTCGCCTGGGGGCAGAACCCGGCCGTGGGTGGAGCGCATGCCAACCTCAACCGCAAGGCCATGGAGAACCTGGACTGGATGGTGGCCGTCAACCTGTGGGACACGGAGACCTCCAGCTTCTGGCAGCGGCCCGGTGTGGATCCTGCTGCTATCCAGACGGAGGTCTTCCTGTTGCCCGTGGCCGCCTCGGTGGAGAAGGAGGGGAGCATCACGAACTCCGGCCGCTGGGCGCAGTGGCGGTGGAAGGCGGTGGACCCGCCGGGCGAGGCCAGGCCTGACTCCTGGATTATCAATCAATTGATGATCCGACTGCGCAAACTCTATGCGGCCGATCCCGGTCCCAATCCGGATCCCATCCTCAAGCTGGCCTGGGACTACGGCGAGGACGGGGTTGACATCGAGAAGGTGGCTGGGGAGGTCAACGGCTGGGCCGTCAGCGACGTGAGGGATGCGGATGGCAACGTCATCGTGCCGGCCGGCAAGCGGGTGAAGAACTTCACTCAGCTGCGGGATGACGGCTCCACGGCCTGTGCCAACTGGCTCTATTCCGGCAGCTACAACGAGGACGGCAATATGATGGCGCGTCGTGATAATACCGATACCCACCCGGCCGGCATTGGACTGTACAGCAATTGGGGATGGGCCTGGCCGGTGAACCGGCGTATCATCTACAACCGGGCATCGTGCGATGCCCAGGGGCGGCCCTTTGATCCGGCGCGCTTTGTCATCCGCTGGAACGGGAAGAAGTGGGAAGGCGACGTGCCCGACGGTGGCTGGCCGCCTGGCGCCAGATATGCCTTCATCATGAAGCCCGAGGGTCATGCCCGCATCTTCGGGCCCGGCCTGGCCGACGGTCCCTTCCCCGAGCATTATGAGCCTTGGGAGAGCCCGGTGGCCAACGTCTTGCACCCGGCCAACGCCACGAACCCGGCTTTCATACCCTGTAGTCCGGAGATCAGCGAACCCTGCGATCCCCAGCGGTATCCCATTGTCGCGACCACCTTCCGGGTCTCCGAGCACTGGCAGAGTGGCGCCATGACGCGCAATGTGCCCTGGCTGGCGGAGATGCACCCGGAGATGTTCGTTGAGATGAGCCCCGAATTGGCCGCCGAGAAGGGTATCCGGAATGGCGAGAAGGTCATCGTTGAGTCGGTGCGTGGCTCCATTGAGGCTGTGGCCATCGTCACCCGGCGGCTGCAGCCCTTCCGTCTGAACGGACGCATCGTCCATCAGGTGGCGCTGCCCTGGCACTGGGGCTATAAGGGGTTGGTCACTGGGGGCAGCGCCAATGAGCTGACCCCGCCCGTCGGTGACGCCAATACCATGATCCCTGAGACCAAGGCATTCCTCTGCGACATTAGGAAGGTATAG